From the Lysinibacillus fusiformis genome, the window ATTTGAGCTGTATACAGATAAAAAAACGAAGATTGGTAACCTATCAAAAAAGATGATGATCCTGCTTTCTCTTATTCTTCTTAATTTGTTCTTTGGTCTCATCGGTTTAATTGGTGATTTTTCGGAGCAAACAACAGACTGGGTAGGATTTGCGTTAAATACGCTGAATCTTGTGGTTGTTGTATTATTCGCCCTCCCATTCTATAAGCTTATGCGTATACGTAATCGATTAAAGAGAGAATTAAATGTATTTTCGGATTAACGAAGCGTCTATTATTTTCCGGGAAATCAGAAAATAATGAAAAAGGAAGCGTACTTTATAGTTGGGGTGATGCAAATGAAAAAAAGAGTGTATCGTTTTTTTATGGATTTCGAAAAGGAAGAACGATGGGTCAATGACATGGCAGATCGGGGGTGGAATCTGAAAAAAACAGTCGTAGGTTACTTTGTTTTTGAACAAGGCACACCAGGACAATATATTTATCGGAATGAATTTGTTAATAGAAAATCGAAGGATTATTTTGAGTTTCTAGACGCTATGAATATCGAATGTGTGTCCAAGTTCGGTGGATGGGCCTATTATCGAAAACCAAAATCAGAGGGACCTTTTGAGATATTTACGGATGCTTCCTCGAAAATTAACTATATTAAATCAATGAATCGCATTTTTATCACAGTGTTACTGTTAAATTTAATCATGGGTATTTATAATCTATCGCTAGGTTTACGAGAATCTGCTGTAGGACCTATAAACACGAGTGTAGGGTGTATGAATTTGATCGTAGCCTTACTGCTATTCATTCCTATAGTAAAAAATGAAAATCGTAAAAAAGGCTTGAAACAAGACTTACATATATTTGAAGGATAAGGAGGATGACAACATGACGTTACAGTTACAGCATGTTACAAAGAAGTACAAGGATTTTACAGCTGTGGATGATTTAAATTTTACCATTGAAAAGGGTGAAATTTTTGGTCTAATTGGTCAAAACGGTGCAGGGAAAACGACGACATTCCGAATGATTTTAGATTTACAGGAAACAACGGCGGGGACGATTACTTGGGATGGCCAGCCAGTCAATGCCATTAACCGAGATGTCCTTGGTTATTTACCTGAGGAGCGTGGTATTTTCCCGACGATGAAGGTGGAGGAGCAGCTTTACTTTTTTGGCGAGCTACGTGGCATGAAACGGGCAGAGCTGAAAAAGGAAATTGATTTTTGGATTCAACGATTTGAATTAGAAGAAAAACGTAAGGATAAGGCAGAAACACTGTCAAAGGGGAATCAGCAAAAGGTACAGCTGATTGCAAGCTTCATCCATAAACCAGCGTTTTTAATTTTAGATGAACCATTCAGTGGGCTAGATCCAGTCAATAAAGATTTACTAAAGGATGCGATTCTACTATTGAAAAAGCAGGGCACAACCATTTTGTTCTCCAGTCACCAAATGGACAATGTCGAGGAGCTTTGTGATCATTTGTGCTTATTAAAACGAGGTATTTCTTTATTTTCTGGAAGCTTACTAGATTTAAAGAAACAATATGGTAAAACAAAACTTGCTGTTCGTACGGATTGGTCAACGACACAGTTATTGGCACTAGAGGGTGTTAAGGATGTGCGCGTAGAGAAGGAGCAAACGGTGCTTACATTAGCAGACGAAAGCTTTGCCCAAAGTATTTTTGAGCAACTGTCCAATGGGAAGTATATTGAAAAATTCAGCTTAGATTATTTATCGTTAGATGAAATCTTTAAAGATAAGGTAGGTGGCCATGTTGTCGAAGTTTAGTTTATTAATGAAGCAATTATACAAAGCTAAAATTAAATCAAAATCCTTTATTTTAATGACATGTTTATATGTCCTTGTCATGTCTGTGGCTGTCTTCTGGTCAGAAATTAAGGAGCTATTCACAGGCGATGATGAAGCACAGCAAATCGCGATTATCAATGAAACCTCTGCCGATTTAAGTGGTATTTTTGTCTCGAATGGAGACATGGCCTTTATTCAGGATGAACAAGATGTTTCGGCCCTCGAAAAAAGAGTGAAGGACGGCAAGCTCGATGCTATTGTGACGATTAACGATCAAAATGGTCAGTTACATGCGGAAATTGCTACGTTCACACCACTAAAATTGAATGATCAATCTACATTATCATCCTTATTACAGTATGCAGGTCAGCATTATGCTGTACAGCAACTATCGTTATCGCCTGAGCAAGCAGCACAAATCATGGCGGCTCAAACAACGATTTCAACGAAAAACTTAAATGAGGAATCAGCAGGTGGAAAAAGTGAGGAAGAAAAGCAATCAGGGCTAGTGGTTTCCTATGCGGTTGGGATTTTAATCTATTTCTTTATTTCTACATTCCTATCGATGATTACAACTGAAATTGCCTCTGAAAAAGGCTCACGAGCAATGGAAATGCTTTTAGTAAGTGTCAAACCAGCGACACATTTTAAAGCAAAAATTGCAGGCGTTTTATTGCTCGCTTTAACACAGATGGGCATTATTGCAGTAGTGTTCCTTATCTATGCGAAGTTTATCAAAGGCGGAATGGTTTGGGATGCGGCGGCTAGTATTGTCAAGGAATTGTCTGTTGGCTATGTCATCTATGCCATCGTATTCCTACTGTTAACGGTTATCTTGTATCTCATCATTGGCGCATTATTTGGCTCTTTAGTATCGAAAGTAGAGGAAGCGGGTCAAGTATTAATGCCTGCTATGATTATTACAATGATCGGCTTCTATGTTATGCTGACAGGTATGGGTAATCCAGATACAATTATCATTAAAATCTTCTCTTATATCCCACTAACTTCTGGTATGATCATGCCAATGCGTATTGGCGCTACAGATATTGGTGGCATTGTCCCATTACTTTCATTAGGAATTTTAGTCGCAACGATTATCGTCGTATACCTATTTAGTTTATCGTTCTATAAACGTAGTGTATTGACATATAGCTCTGGCGGCGTCATTCAAAAAATTAAAACGGTATTAAAGGTAACAACATAACACTAGGGCAGCTACATCATGATGTAGCTGCTTTTTTGGTCACAAGAAGCCATAGTTAGCAAACAATGTAAAGGAATTTACGGAATTAGTCGAATTTTGCATAGAAAGAAGCTATAATTTAACAAAGGGGTGAGACCATGTTAGCTAAATCAGAGGTGGAAGCGCTCCTTGCCCTCCCACCAAATCAACGTTTAGCAACACCTGAGGAAAAAGCGCAGTTCTTTCAAAAACTTCAGCAGCTTTGTCCCATGAATAATGAAATAGAAGAAATTCTCCACCATCGTACTGAGATGGACATTTTTGTTGATAATACTCACCCTAACCAATACAGCGTGCAATATAAGCTTCACCAGAATGGCTATCGTATAGCAGACTCATATTTTTTCATACTATAGAAAATGAAACTTTTTTACATGGTAATCGTAAGTATTTAGTAGAGATAAATTGCAGGGGGTAAAACGTATGTCTGAATTCAACAATGATCTTTTAAAATCCAAGGACCCATTCGCTTCAGAAAATCCTTTATTACAGCCAAATCCACTTTTACAGCAGGCGCCTGAGCAAAAGCCGGTACTTGTATCTGAGCAGGAGCTATCACAAATCGCTCAAAATCAGCTGATGCTAAAGCAAGATCCAGAGGTTCATACACTTGCACAAAAAATTGATGTCAAAGATCAAATTGCCATGCTAGAGCTTGGTAAAGAAACAGCAAGTGGCATTTCTACCTTTTCAGATAAAATGCTCGCAACGATGAAAGCTAGTAAGCTGGAAGAATCGAGTGTGCTATTAAATAACCTGAATAAAATTATGGATAAATTCGATCCACAGGATTTTGCGGAAGAGAAAAAGGGCGGTTTCATCTCCAAGCTCTTTAACAAAGGAAAAGAGCAATTGGAAAGGTTCTTATCTAAGTATGACAGCATGAATAAAGAAGTGGATGTCATTTACCGTGAAATCCAAAAATACGAAGGGGAAATGAAGCGTAATACCATTGATCTGGAAAATCTGTATGATCAAAACTTAAATTACTTCCAATCATTAAGTAAATTTGTTGCTGCGATTGAAGTAAAAACAGAAGAGGTTCGCGCATCATTACCTGCACTTGAGCAAAAAGCACAAACAGGTGATCAACTGGCAGCCATGGAATATGAAACAATGCTTCGCGCTGTGGAATTATTAGAGCAACGTCGCTATGATTTGGAAATGGCACAACAAGTATCCTTCCAATCAGCACCACAAATTCGCTTAATGCAGCAAGGGAACAATCATTTGATTGCCAAGATTAATTCTGCCTTTGTCACAACGATTCCGATCTTTAAGCAAGGGCTGATCCACGCAGTCACATTGAAGCGTCAAAAGCTGATTTCGGATTCTATGGTGGAACTGGACCGCCGTACGAACGAAATGCTTGTCCGTAATGCTGAAAATATTAGTAAGAACAGTGTGAATATCGCACGTCAAGCTGGTAGCCCAAGCATTAAAATCGAAACGATTGAAACAACGTGGCAAACAATTATGGCTGGTATTCAAGAAACGAAGCAAATTCAAGCAGAAACAGCAAGAAACCGTGAAGAAGGTCGTAAACGTATTGAACGTTTGCAGTTGGAATATGAAAAACTGAAAAAAATGTAAGGCCCAAGCTTCTTGCAGCTATTGTTGCAAGAGGCTTTTTATATGGAATGTGTAGTCAGGTAGAGAGGCTCTTTCCAAGGGTTTGCCATAATATTCGCTAAGATGGAAATGTTCTTTGACAAAAAGCAAAATAGTGATTATGATAAAGTTAAATGAGAATGATTATCAAATGAAGAAGGAAGCGGAAAGATGCGAAACAAAGCAATTCGATATCATGTATTTTTTCGTGGAGGAGAGAAAAATAAATGGCGAATAAAATAAAGCCCTCTACATTATCGTATGAGCCTTTTAAAGACGGAACGCTTGCTCTATACACGACAGATAGCTTAATGATTGTGCCGCAAAGCCGCTATTTAGAGCTGCTGCATACGGAAGAGTTATATAATGCGATGAATAGAGATTTAGATAACAAGCAAAATGGGTTAGAACGAGAACGAAAAATGCTAAAAATGCAAAATGCACAGCTAACAGAAGAGCTGCAAAAGTTCAAGCAGCAAAACACAGTTTTACAGAAAAAGGTAACAGAATATAATTGTGTGGTGGAGGAAATGAAGGTGCTCCGCCAACAAAATACGGATCTTCTCATTGAACTAAGTAAATATACAGCGATGTCAAGAGAGTCATTGACGGGGCCTTTGAAGTCGATGATTCGAGATATGCGTGAGCAAGGGGTTGGGATTAAAGAAATCCATATTCGCATCAAGCGCCAAATCAATCCCGAGATTAGCTATAGTACTGTACGCAAGTATATTTCTGAGCTAGAGTCGGAACAGAAAGGTTAACAGCTTTTAAAGGGCACTAGAAATTTGGCATTTACAGCAGCCACTCAAAGTCCTATAATGAGTCTATTCTTTAACTAGTTTAAGATTATAGGAAATCGTTTATCGATTTCAATCAGAGTAGGAGCGTTAGTGTCCATGTCAAATGAGAAAAAAGGGGTTTTGGCTGCCTTTTTTGCCTATGCCTTTTGGGGAGCATTCCCTCTATATTGGAAACTACTTGAGCATGTACCAAGTATGGAGATTTTATTATCCCGTGTCATTTGGTCCTTTGTCTTTACGGTACTTGCAGTTATCGTATTTCGAATGCGTCAGGATCTCGTAGCAGATCTAAAATATTTATGGTCACATCAAAAGCAGTTCTGGCAGCTTGCAGGTGCGTCCTTTGTCATTTCAATGAACTGGTATTTGTATATTTGGGCAGTGACACATAATCATCTCATTGAAACGAGCTTAGGTTATTATATTAATCCGCTCTTGTCTGTTATTTTTGGGGTAATTTTCTTTAAAGAATCGCTCAGTCGTGCACAATGGGTAGCGACAGGAATTGCATTTATTGCGGTGATTATTTTAACAATCAATTACGGCTCAGTACCTTGGGTAGCTTTATTGATTGCGCTATCTTTCGCTATTTATGGTGTGCTGAAAAAGAAAATTACACTGGATGCTACAAGAGGGTTAGCCATTGAAACGTTATTGATTTTACCCTTTGCATTAGGCTATTATGTGTATCTGTTTACTACCCATCAAGCCCTGTTTTTACATGTCGATGTTAAAACAGATATCTTAATGATCTTCAGTGGTTTAGTAACAGCCGTCCCGCTTATTTTATTTGCGAAGGGGGCACAAAATATTCCTTTATATTTACTAGGGTTTATCCAATATGTGTCGCCAACCATTGTCTTGATTTTAGGTATCGTGCTATACAAAGAGCCATTTAGTCAAGTTGAGCTCCTTGCATTCAGCATTATTTGGGCGGCATTACTCTTATTCTCTGGTTCCAAAATTATCGAGACAAGAAAAGCCCATCATAAATCAGTTTCGTAAAAGACTTGTAGATTTTTCTACAGGTCTTTTTTATGTCATTTTTCCCTCTTCGTTTAGTACGATTTGCATGCTACTCTATTGGAGATATGAATAAAGAGGTGTAATAAGTTGGAACATATTTTACTAGCCATTTTGGACTGGCTTTTATAGCCTTTGGGATGAGACATAATGCGAGCGTACATAAAGATGAGGGATTGGGCTCTAGCGGCTCTTTCATTTGGGATTTATTTACCCTAGTATTTGATAGAATGCCCTATTGGTACACAAAAATGTTTTATTTTTTTATCGGATTGAGCTGTTGGATTGCCTGCTATTTTGTTTAATCGTCTCCGATAGATCGATAAAATTCATCCACTAATATGGTGAAAAATATAGGTAGCTTGTTGAATTGTCTGGTTGAGATGGAGTGACTGTTTGAAAACTATCATAATCGCTAGAGCGAATGGTAGAACGAATACGATGGATGCTGGATTTTTCAGCTCATGCTTTTGCTTTCTAAAGAAGAGCCAACAAATAATGGCAGCAATTAAGACGATGATGAGAATAATGAGGCTAACAATGAGTGTAGAGTGCAACTCATTCACGGCTTCTCTATATTGCGCTAATAACCCCGCATTGTCTGGACTCTCCACAATGACTTTTTGGCTGTCTTTATGGGCAATATCCCACTTAAAGTGATCATTCTCCTGTAAGACTACATAATGAAAGCCCATTGCATTTCTTTCACCAATCACAGTGGAAGTGACAGAGGTTGTAGGGATTATTAAAATAAAGAAGAAAAGAAAGGTGAATAGGTAATGGATAATTCTTTGTTGCATTTAGGTACTCCCTCCAAATAAAGTCTTATTGATAAATTCGACAGAAATAGGAGAAAACCTTTTGAAGCATTGGCACCTTTACTTTCAAACCGGCATATAGTAAAATGTCAATAATTAGATAACAATGATCAATTAATGAGAGGTGCTTTTTTGTGAGTGCGGTAGGTTCTAACTAGGTAAAAATTGAATGAAATAGTGGCAATGACGACAGCCGGGGATTTATGTTATGGACACCCCTTATTTTGTCATGGACCTATTTCAACAACCTATGTAGATACCTACAATACTTTATCAAGCGTGGCATACAGGATAGAAACTTCAATTAGATGAAGTTTTATTTGTGATGCCGGGAAAATGCGCCTTTTAAAGATAGAGCTGTGGGGATTCCTCACAGCTTTTTTATGTTGTTTAAACCATCATTGCTATCTAATATTGGGTAGGTATCTTCATGTATGATAAAACATTACAATGAGGAGCATAACAAATGAATAAAACTACGCTTGAAAAATTACAATATCATGAATTAAAGGACATCGTTAAATCCTACTGTGTCAGCGGGTTAGGAAAACAGCTTTTAGATAAATTAATGCCAAGCTCAAACTTAGCAGTGGTAAAAAATCGATTGAATGAAACAACAGAAGCTCGTGCTATATTGGATGCAGAGGGGCATGTTCCGTTTTTAGGGGTATCGAATATTGAGCATATCATGACGAAGCTTGAAAAGGGGATGATTCTTGACCCCAGTGAGCTAGTGAGTATCTCCGATTTTTTACGAGGCTGTCGCAACATCAAAAAATTTATGTTAGATAAGGAATTTTTTGCGCCCGTTCTTTCTTCTTACGCTCATTCTATGGCTGAATTGAAGAGCGTGGAGGAGGAGATTAATTTTGCGATCAAAGCCAATCGTGTAGATTCGGCTGCTAGTCGTGAATTAAAGCGTATTCGTCATCATATGGAAACGACAGAGGAAAAATTGAAAGAGCGCTTAACGAAATTTTTGAATAACAGTGCCAATAAACCGTATATTCAGGAATTCTTTATCAGTCAAAAGGATGATCGCTATACGATTCCGATTAAGGCAACCTATAAAAATCATGTACAGGGAACAGTAGTGGAAATATCCTCAAAAGGGGCAACCGTTTTTATGGAGCCGAGTGTTGTGGCTAAATTAAATGTAGAATTGGCTACCTTAAAGGCTGAGGAAGCGGTGGAGGAATATCAGATTTTAGCGACTTTATCAGGGCTATTAATGGAACATCTGCATGCTATCACGATTAACATGGAGTTAATTAGCCAATATGATTTGGTCTTTGCGAAAGCGAAGTTTAGTAGACAAATTGGTGGAAGGGAGCCGCGTATAAATGATTACGGTTATATTCAACTGATCAATGGCAAGCATCCATTATTACCAGGAAATGCGGTGCCCCTTCAATTTTCCATTGCGAAAGACTATCGTAGTCTCATTATTACAGGGCCAAACGCTGGTGGCAAAACGGTCGTGTTGAAAACCATTGGCCTTTTAACATTAGCTATGATGTCGGGCTTCCATATTGTAGCGGACGAAGGAACGGAAATGGCGGTATTCGATCATATCTTTGTTGATATTGGCGACAATCAAAGTATAGAAAATGCACTAAGTACGTTTTCATCGCATATGAAAAATCTTTCCGATATTATGAGAGCCGCTAATAATCATACGCTATTGCTGTTTGATGAAATTGGCAGTGGAACAGAGCCAAATGAAGGAGCCGCACTGGCCATTGCGATATTAGAGGAATTTTATCAAATGGGCTGCATTACTGTTGCGACTACACATTATGGTGAAATTAAACGATTTTCTGAGATGCATCCTGATTTTATGAATGCGGCAATGCGCTTCCATCCTGAAACATTAGAGCCTTTGTATCAATTACTCATCGGCACGTCTGGAGAAAGCAATGCGTTATGGATTTCCAAGAAAATGAATGTCCGCGAAGCTGTTTTACAAAGAGCAAAGGATTATATAAATGACAAGGAATATCAGCTGACGCTCGTTCAGGACAGTAAAATTAGAAAGCCTAAAGAAGAGAAAAAAAGCATGGCAGCGGCATATGCATTTGCAAAAGGGGATCGTGTCAAATTATTGGACTATGATGATGTGGGACTGGTGTACGAAGAAATGAACCCGTACAATAAAGTCAGCGTATTCTATCAGGGGCAAATACTAGAGGTGAATGTGAAGCGACTTACCCTAGACTTACCCGCAACGGAGTTATACCCTGAAGGATATGATCTAGAGACTTTATTTGTAGACTATCAAGAACGTAAGCTTCAGCATGATATCGAACGGGGATCGAAAAAGGCTTTACGTAAGATCCATAAACAAATAAAGAACGATCGTCAGCAGTAAAAACAAGGGATTGCACAGCCTCGTGCAATCCCTTTACGCATTAAGTTATGGAATTAATTTGTGCCTTAATTGTTCGATAGACTTCCTCAATTTTTCGTTTATAGGGTAAATCCACTAAATCCAGTGAATCTGTGTAGGCCATTTTCGCAATTTCATAGGCTGTTGTGAGCTCACCAAAGTGTGCATAGCAAAGGGCTTTATAGGAAAAGCATTCATGTACGCTCAAGATATCATAGGGATGACTAATAAAGATCGGTATTTTTGTATAGTGATCAAAGGCGGCCTTTGCCTCCTCATAACGACCAAGTAAATATAAAGATTTTCCTTTTTCAAAATAAATATAGTTGGGATCTAGCTTGTCAAATTCCTTATGTTTAAGTTGATTAAAACGCTCTACTTCTATAAGTGCCTGCTCATAATGATGAACGTAATTATTGTAATAATGTGCTCGTATGACAAAAATTAACGCATCAACCTCATCCCGCCCAGCAAAAGCACGGTATTGATCAAGCTTCATCAGCATATACTCAACCTGTTCAAAGTCATGGTCAACCATGGCACAATAAGCGCCAATTCGATACATATCATCGATTTGATAGAACAGTTGATTTTTATGGGCATTGATAATCGTCTCGTTAATTAACTTTTTTCCTTCCTCATGTTTACCGATAGCAAGCTGTAGCGTGGCTGTGTAATAGGCCATTAATAAGGTGTCACGCGAATCAAGCTGATAATCTTCCTGTTCAATGATCTCCTTTGCTTGTAACATATAGGAGAAGGCTAATTCATATTGACGCTTTTCCGCTATAATAGCCATTTGTAGGACAAATGTTTTAAACCAATGGCTGAGTAAATTAATTTCTTTAAAAATAGTGCGTGCCTGCAGAAGCGGGGCTTCCCATGTCGATAATCCTGCTTCATACTGGGCATCTGCATAAATATATAATAAGCGACCTGCTTCATAGCTTTGAGGTAGGCCCTCCACAGACGGCTTAATCAAATCGACAATTTCTTGATGATGATCTGTATCACCACGTTTTACTTCTGCAAATAAAATTTCCACCTGCTCTAATAGCTGGCGAATGGAGGATGGGGTTACTTCTTCCAGTAATTCACTAGCTTTTACACCTAAACGTTCAGCAATATAGTCAAGGCTTTCCATGGAAGGCTTGGCCTTATCATTTTCTATTTGGCTTAACATTCCTTTAGTTAGACGATCACCGGCAAGTGCCTCTAATGTTAATTTTTGTTCTTTCCTTAATTTGCGAATTCGTGTGCCTAAAGAGTCCACTGCCTCGCCTCCTTTTGTTTAATTATATTAAACTTTTGCTTGCATGAAAAGGGGGAACTATGGTATATTTTGTTTAACCTAATTAAACTTTTTAATTTAGTTAAATAACGGAGGGATTTAGATGAATGAAGCGGAAAAGTTAAAAAAGGCGACCTATCATTTATGGACGTTCACAGCGAGTAAAATGATTGCCATGTTGGGTGCAAATGTGATGGCATTCGGTTTTAGCCTATATATTTTAGCGATGACTGGGTCGGCGATGAGTTTTGCGACGAATATGATTTGTTCCGTATTACCACGCGCACTTGTGGCACCCTTAGCAGGCTATGTCGCAGATAATTTCTCAAAAAAACGCACGATATTAATAGCGCAGGCAGGCACCATTTTGACAGTAGGAGGATTATTGCTTTATACAGAAACAGTAGGAATGTCCGTTTATGCTATATACATAGCTACTGTTTTTAATACTATTTGCTCAGCCTTTTCGGGTGTAACGTTTTCATCTGCTATTGCCACACTTGTTAATCCAGAACGATTACAGCGTGCGATGTCATTTAACCAAATGTCAATGTCCATAGCTGCGATTGGGGGACCAGTTATTGGTGGTATGATGTATGGATTTTTTAATATGGATGTATTTTTAATGGTGAATATGGTGGCCTATGCGATTGCCTTTTGTTTAGAGGCAACAATGGATTTTAACCTCTATAGTACAAGAGGGGAAGATACGAAAAAAGAAAAGATGTGGGAAGGGCTGAAAAGCGGTTTTCATTACATCAAGCAACGTAACGTCATTAAAACCATTATGTGGGTAGCATTATGGATCAACTTATTCTTTTCTGCCATCGTTGTTGGAGGAACGTACATCATCATCGAATTGCTAAAAATAAAATCCACACACTTTGGCTTTATTGAAGCGTCAGGTGCATTAGGTATGCTCTTGGCCTCCCTTTATTTCGCAACAAGACCGGAAGTAAAGGTACCTTTACGCTTTTCGAAAATCAGCTTACTGCTATTGGCGGGAAGTGTTGGCTTAGCAGTCATCCCATTAGTCACTGATTTTTCCTATATAGCTATCGTGATCTTCTACCTCATCATTTACTTTATTTTCGCAATTTTCGAAATGGGTATTAATATGCCGATTGGGGTATATATGCAAAAAATTATAGCGGAAGAGTACCGTGGGCGTGTCTTTGGGCTAATGGAAACGATGGCAATGTCCATGATGCCAATCGGTATGGTAGTCTATGGCATGCTATATGATACATTACCAGCTACGATTATTTTACCAGTAACGAGTGTCATTATTATTATCATTTCACTTGTGATGCTACGCTCATCTATTTTAAAAGAGGCACATCCAGAGTATTATGAAAAAGCAGCTCTACCGGAAAGGGTCGCTAACACAACAACTTAAAATAGCAGGCATGCAGTGAAATGCATGCCTGTTGTTAGTGTTGAAAAACAAAACAGTCAATTGAAAGGTAGCAATGGATTTCCGTTGCAGGCTACTTGCTTTCCTGTGGGCGAGCGCCGAATCGCTTCCTCCGCTACCGCTCCGT encodes:
- a CDS encoding DUF2812 domain-containing protein, with amino-acid sequence MKKRVYRFFMDFEKEERWVNDMADRGWNLKKTVVGYFVFEQGTPGQYIYRNEFVNRKSKDYFEFLDAMNIECVSKFGGWAYYRKPKSEGPFEIFTDASSKINYIKSMNRIFITVLLLNLIMGIYNLSLGLRESAVGPINTSVGCMNLIVALLLFIPIVKNENRKKGLKQDLHIFEG
- a CDS encoding ABC transporter ATP-binding protein, with protein sequence MTLQLQHVTKKYKDFTAVDDLNFTIEKGEIFGLIGQNGAGKTTTFRMILDLQETTAGTITWDGQPVNAINRDVLGYLPEERGIFPTMKVEEQLYFFGELRGMKRAELKKEIDFWIQRFELEEKRKDKAETLSKGNQQKVQLIASFIHKPAFLILDEPFSGLDPVNKDLLKDAILLLKKQGTTILFSSHQMDNVEELCDHLCLLKRGISLFSGSLLDLKKQYGKTKLAVRTDWSTTQLLALEGVKDVRVEKEQTVLTLADESFAQSIFEQLSNGKYIEKFSLDYLSLDEIFKDKVGGHVVEV
- a CDS encoding ABC transporter permease produces the protein MLSKFSLLMKQLYKAKIKSKSFILMTCLYVLVMSVAVFWSEIKELFTGDDEAQQIAIINETSADLSGIFVSNGDMAFIQDEQDVSALEKRVKDGKLDAIVTINDQNGQLHAEIATFTPLKLNDQSTLSSLLQYAGQHYAVQQLSLSPEQAAQIMAAQTTISTKNLNEESAGGKSEEEKQSGLVVSYAVGILIYFFISTFLSMITTEIASEKGSRAMEMLLVSVKPATHFKAKIAGVLLLALTQMGIIAVVFLIYAKFIKGGMVWDAAASIVKELSVGYVIYAIVFLLLTVILYLIIGALFGSLVSKVEEAGQVLMPAMIITMIGFYVMLTGMGNPDTIIIKIFSYIPLTSGMIMPMRIGATDIGGIVPLLSLGILVATIIVVYLFSLSFYKRSVLTYSSGGVIQKIKTVLKVTT
- a CDS encoding toxic anion resistance protein; protein product: MSEFNNDLLKSKDPFASENPLLQPNPLLQQAPEQKPVLVSEQELSQIAQNQLMLKQDPEVHTLAQKIDVKDQIAMLELGKETASGISTFSDKMLATMKASKLEESSVLLNNLNKIMDKFDPQDFAEEKKGGFISKLFNKGKEQLERFLSKYDSMNKEVDVIYREIQKYEGEMKRNTIDLENLYDQNLNYFQSLSKFVAAIEVKTEEVRASLPALEQKAQTGDQLAAMEYETMLRAVELLEQRRYDLEMAQQVSFQSAPQIRLMQQGNNHLIAKINSAFVTTIPIFKQGLIHAVTLKRQKLISDSMVELDRRTNEMLVRNAENISKNSVNIARQAGSPSIKIETIETTWQTIMAGIQETKQIQAETARNREEGRKRIERLQLEYEKLKKM
- the rarD gene encoding EamA family transporter RarD, producing the protein MSNEKKGVLAAFFAYAFWGAFPLYWKLLEHVPSMEILLSRVIWSFVFTVLAVIVFRMRQDLVADLKYLWSHQKQFWQLAGASFVISMNWYLYIWAVTHNHLIETSLGYYINPLLSVIFGVIFFKESLSRAQWVATGIAFIAVIILTINYGSVPWVALLIALSFAIYGVLKKKITLDATRGLAIETLLILPFALGYYVYLFTTHQALFLHVDVKTDILMIFSGLVTAVPLILFAKGAQNIPLYLLGFIQYVSPTIVLILGIVLYKEPFSQVELLAFSIIWAALLLFSGSKIIETRKAHHKSVS
- a CDS encoding endonuclease MutS2; protein product: MNKTTLEKLQYHELKDIVKSYCVSGLGKQLLDKLMPSSNLAVVKNRLNETTEARAILDAEGHVPFLGVSNIEHIMTKLEKGMILDPSELVSISDFLRGCRNIKKFMLDKEFFAPVLSSYAHSMAELKSVEEEINFAIKANRVDSAASRELKRIRHHMETTEEKLKERLTKFLNNSANKPYIQEFFISQKDDRYTIPIKATYKNHVQGTVVEISSKGATVFMEPSVVAKLNVELATLKAEEAVEEYQILATLSGLLMEHLHAITINMELISQYDLVFAKAKFSRQIGGREPRINDYGYIQLINGKHPLLPGNAVPLQFSIAKDYRSLIITGPNAGGKTVVLKTIGLLTLAMMSGFHIVADEGTEMAVFDHIFVDIGDNQSIENALSTFSSHMKNLSDIMRAANNHTLLLFDEIGSGTEPNEGAALAIAILEEFYQMGCITVATTHYGEIKRFSEMHPDFMNAAMRFHPETLEPLYQLLIGTSGESNALWISKKMNVREAVLQRAKDYINDKEYQLTLVQDSKIRKPKEEKKSMAAAYAFAKGDRVKLLDYDDVGLVYEEMNPYNKVSVFYQGQILEVNVKRLTLDLPATELYPEGYDLETLFVDYQERKLQHDIERGSKKALRKIHKQIKNDRQQ
- a CDS encoding helix-turn-helix domain-containing protein — translated: MDSLGTRIRKLRKEQKLTLEALAGDRLTKGMLSQIENDKAKPSMESLDYIAERLGVKASELLEEVTPSSIRQLLEQVEILFAEVKRGDTDHHQEIVDLIKPSVEGLPQSYEAGRLLYIYADAQYEAGLSTWEAPLLQARTIFKEINLLSHWFKTFVLQMAIIAEKRQYELAFSYMLQAKEIIEQEDYQLDSRDTLLMAYYTATLQLAIGKHEEGKKLINETIINAHKNQLFYQIDDMYRIGAYCAMVDHDFEQVEYMLMKLDQYRAFAGRDEVDALIFVIRAHYYNNYVHHYEQALIEVERFNQLKHKEFDKLDPNYIYFEKGKSLYLLGRYEEAKAAFDHYTKIPIFISHPYDILSVHECFSYKALCYAHFGELTTAYEIAKMAYTDSLDLVDLPYKRKIEEVYRTIKAQINSIT
- a CDS encoding MFS transporter — encoded protein: MNEAEKLKKATYHLWTFTASKMIAMLGANVMAFGFSLYILAMTGSAMSFATNMICSVLPRALVAPLAGYVADNFSKKRTILIAQAGTILTVGGLLLYTETVGMSVYAIYIATVFNTICSAFSGVTFSSAIATLVNPERLQRAMSFNQMSMSIAAIGGPVIGGMMYGFFNMDVFLMVNMVAYAIAFCLEATMDFNLYSTRGEDTKKEKMWEGLKSGFHYIKQRNVIKTIMWVALWINLFFSAIVVGGTYIIIELLKIKSTHFGFIEASGALGMLLASLYFATRPEVKVPLRFSKISLLLLAGSVGLAVIPLVTDFSYIAIVIFYLIIYFIFAIFEMGINMPIGVYMQKIIAEEYRGRVFGLMETMAMSMMPIGMVVYGMLYDTLPATIILPVTSVIIIIISLVMLRSSILKEAHPEYYEKAALPERVANTTT